The window GTGTAGGTAGGAGATGgcaaaagaaaagtagaaatgaTGCTAGCATGTGAAAGTGCCTGAAACAAAATGGGATTGACTCCAAAGTCTGTCCCCATAACAGGAATATAATTTACTGAACTAACAAAAGGGTGATGGAaatcaagcaaaataaaaacactctCAGTAAGCTGTTGAGCTTTTGAAATATGAGTTGAAAGGAGGCTTTACATTCAAACTGTCACGTTAGCGAGTATGTAATTCATCAAGACGTGTCTAATGGATTCAAATTTGGGATTGCTTCATAGTTCCCATTGTGAATTTGGGGAACATTTCTTCAATTTGGAGGCTTAAGTGTAGCTGTCAACTCTCACAGAAGCTTTGTTCATTCTTAGCCCTTCTGTTAGatgtttttcctatttcagGATTTCAAAGGCTGATATTTACAGCAGATGAATGTGAAGTGATGAAGGCATAGTTTTGGTGTCCAGACAGTGATATTTCACTGCAGGAGACAcgcacagaaggaaaagtacaTGCAAGCAGTAATGAGGTTGTGATTTCAGCCTTCTGTTGTGTTAGAATAAGACATGGTCAGCAGCAGCGATAGTGAGTTCTCCTTCGAAGTGTTAATGGATATTGCTGTGATGGGTCTCTTGTAGTTacagttttattctttcttcactcagattttaaaaaatgtattttcaaacttGTCAAACATTTTTGGCTAACGGTGTTTCCCAATTCTGGAATTTGTGCCAGTCAAATTTACGTTGCCTGTCGGAATGGAAAGGTGGACCAAGCGCTGTCTTTGGGCTTTCTGCTGTGTTGGATAGCTGGAGATCTCACAAATCTTATAGGCTGCTATTTAGCAAATCAACTGCCAATTCAGGTAATCTGTCAGTAGTTCTATTTTTTGATATATCCTTTTCAGACTGTCTCTTTAAACTCTAGAATAACATAGCAATACACAGGGAACTAGGTACTGGGGAAGAAAATAGTTCTAAATTCTGTTCACTGATCTACTATCCATAAAACAAGTCAGAATTTCTCAGATGTTTGCTTTGATACCATTGTGTGTTGCAGGAACCGTTTCACTCTTGCAGTTAGCATTATGAGACTTACTGGGATGTATTCGATAAAGAATGAAACGGGGAACTCAGTTAACTTGCCTTCAAAGTAAGCTTGCAGAGCAAGTAGGGCTGGAAGAAAGTTGTGCTGTTCAGCTTCTGATAGATTAAGCTATCATGCTGCAACTACtcttaaaaattcctttttatttacttttaggAGAAGTGTTTATTAACAAAAATACCCATTCAAAGAAGCCTTTAATCCCTTACAAATTCAAAGATACAGTTTTTTTCAGTGAAGGGAGGGCTTCTCTGGGGGAAACAGTAGTTGTCAGTGATAGGTCATTTGTGTCTGAAACTCACCTATCTGCTGTCCTTGTTTTCAACTCTTAAAGAAAGATGTATGTCACTCCCCTATGGAAGTTTTCCTAAGCTGGAGGTGGACACAAGAGTGGATGGAGATGTCTTCTGTTTTACAACATCGTGTGCAGCTCTGTTCCATCTCCCTCATTGTAAAGGGGGAAGAGAGACTCTCAGTTCTGACTTCTTGAGGCAGGAGGCACTAAGATGGGGAGATTCCAGACTGCTAGGAAACTGGGTAGAGCAGACTCCAGCATCAGGGCAGGAAAAGATTGATCAGTCTGCCCAGGTAGGAATTTGTGCAGTGCATCCTGGAAAACGGCGCTGTTGTGATTGTGTCAGCACGTCCCTATTGCTTAGGCTTTACATTGCATTCATCTGCTGCTAACTTGTTCCtctgaatgcttttttcttcttttggcagtggctttgtatttgttgtacaCGTTATTATTAAGAAGCACAACTTAGTTCAGATTATATTTTGAGCTTTTTATGTACTGAACAAGCAAACGTATCTTCTCTTTCAGACTGTCACTGCCATCTCTTACGTTAACATGGATGTAATTTTGATTTCACAATTTGTCTACTACAAGCTCAAGAATCAGAAGATGATGAAATGTAAGattttttaacaattaaaatGTTCTCCGTAACACAGCTTCTTTGCCTTGATATTTTCTGTAGTGTTTCAATAAAACCTATCTAAAAATAGAGTACACAGATTCCAGCTGGAGTTGTTAGGCCTGTTTCTTCCaattttctcagtcttttgTGAAAATTCTattcctctgcctttctccGTTCCTCTTACCCACATAATATCCATCAATATTTTCTGTGTAGTACAGTCAGTTTATATAGACAAAAAATGAAGCTGGAACCTGGTTCCATATTATGACTTTCTCCATGGTTTTACTATCTACTTACAGCTACCTAAACATACATATAAACTGAAACTAAGCATTATTTCTTTGTGTAGTTCAGTTAGTTTCTTCTACGTTGATTTAAATGGGACTTCATTTGCTTATCTCATAAAATACCTTGACAGCTTCGTGTGTTCTGTTTCAATGCATACGGTTTAAAATATTCAAGAGGAATGAAATTGCTTGAGTTGCTTTGTAATTCCTGGCAGTAGTTGTAATATTCAGTCTACCAAACGAACTACTGAAATGGAAGGCAGAAAGCTCTGTGCACGTTGCATGCAGTCAAAAACACTAACTCGTcaatctgaaaaaatgaaaggaaacccGTGGTGTAGTGGAGGTAACAAAAAGCTGAAGTAAAACAGATGCCTGCCCAGCACACTAAATAGGATAAATCCGATTCGTTCAATATGGTACTGATAATAAACCTGAGGGTAGGTCAGTGCTGAAGATATTTCCTTCCTACTGCCTTCTCTTATAAACATACACAGGATTTTGTGCATTGTAACCGCCCCTGCCGGCTTCAGCTCATCTCTGCATAGCTGGAGAGGGAAGAACGGTATCTGTGAATAAAGCAGTACAAGGGAGCTTTCAATACCCAGTTCTAGAGCTGTTACTGTAGTCAAGTTGGTCAATTTGATGAGTTGGTCAGTATCCCAGTGCAGGCTGTGAAACCACAGTAATAATTCCTGTCTTTGTAATGTAGGTTGCAGGTCTTCAGGGCAGGCTTTCTGATGCCACACAGCCATTTGTTCCGCTGGTGACAGTGACCGTAGGAGCAATGCCTGTTGAAGGagtgctcctgtgctgctccctTCTGTGGTGCAGTGAGACACAGAGCGtggtgagcagggctggggacagagcCCTGAAGGAGGTGGGCTCCTTCGGCTTGCATAGTTGGTGAGGAAAAGTTAACTGAAGTTGGACCTTTAGATTTACGTATTTGTGTTGCAGATGAAAAGTAACCTTAAGCGTAGGCGTTATTTTTCAGctcatttctttgtttatcATTCTAGGCAGCAAAAGCCTGAAGAATTTCTGTGTAACCTGGATCTTGATGTGTGTAACCCTGTGTATTGTTTTACCCTGCCAGCTGTTAATAAGAAACCAAGATCAGAGTTCAGTAATGGAAAGGAGTAATGTAAGTATTTACCTGCTTCCATTCCAAGAAATGAAACTAACAAACTCACAAGCGTCTTGAAAAGAGTGTGTGCTCTGAGCTTTAAAGAAATTTGGATGACTTTTTTAACAATGCTTTAGAAATCATGAATGTGCCACTATGTGGGTTTCTAAGTATGTACCGTacattccaaaataaataagctgCAAAATAGCTTCTTTTAGCAGCTCCATGTATTTCAGGCTTATTCTGTCCCTTGGGTTATTAGGATGTGCTGCTTTGAGAAGTGACACATACACGTGTTGTCTTTCTGCCTGTGTTGGGTACTGTAGACATCCATGTAGAGACTATGTAGTGAAAAGTGCAATCaataaaaagtggaaaattacaattgtgcctgctgctgctgctgtcacatcACCAGGAAAGTTCACAGGCTATTCTAGCAATTTGATGGCCGTCATACTAATGCCAGTAAAATAATTGTAATCCAGCAACATTGCACAGCAGGGAAGCagcttattttcaaaatacagctaGAGTGAGAAAACTAACAATTTAGTGGCCCTAGCTCCAGTTTTTAGCTTTGGCTTGAATTATTGTGCCCAGGCTTTTTTAGCAGAAGAACTGGATTGATATTAGTGTTATATCCTGAAGCCTGGTGCCTATTTTGATCTCAGTCACAGCTATGACGCAGCACCGTGCATTGTTGTGGGATAGATTAAACACTTTCTCGCCCTTTTTGGTCATTTGaagagcagccctgagctgctttGAAAGTTCTGTCCAAAAAAACAGCCAGTGGGCTCTCAGTTTTAAGTCTCTGAAATGCTTGAAAACGTTCTTGCCAAAATATATgtacctttatttttcagaactctCTTGATATGATTGAAATGTCAGGCTTCGTTTGTGGCTATATATCTTGTGTATTTTACTTGGGAAGTAGATTTCCTCAGCTGTATAAAAATGTAAGTCTGTTTTTGGCTGAGTATACTtgtatattttacaaaatgctCTCCGTTGCTTGAGATTTTGGATTCTTCCTGCAGCGAGCCCTCAAAGTGTGAAAGCCTGCTTGGCTTTTGTGACTGTCTAAAACATTAAAGAAGggttttctcctccctttcaaAAGAGGATGGTGAGAATTTTAGGAAAATGATGGTCTTTAATCAGTAGAAGTGTATTGATTGAGTAGGAAGGAGGAAGGTTTACAGTTGCATTTACCAGATCCATAAGCAGAAACGTGCTTTGTGTGATTGTTTTCATGAGCAACTGATacctccctcttttttttctctaaatgatTCTACTTTAAGTAACCAACTCCAGGATCAAAAACTAAAATCATAGGAAAAGTAGTTTAAAGCTttagccctttttttttccatcaaagaTGTCATTACTGACTTTAATATgccagtattaaaaaaaaaaaaaggctatagaagaaaaaatcctgAAGATTTTACATCATCAAATTTATATGGATCTTTTAGCTGATTATGAAAATGTTTAGTTCATTTCCAAGCTTATTCCTGTTCCCCCTTTCCTTACCTTTTTCATTCCAGCTGGAATGCAACAACATTTTCAAAGGGCTCTACTGTGCACACTGATAGAGCAACAGATTTCCTAAGAACTAAATATCATTTGGAAGCAGATTATCCTTGCTGCTTTGCACCTACATAAAAACTATGTTAAGCAGAGCTGCTTCTAAGAGGTGTAacaatttctgttgctttcagtGGTACATGCTGAAAATACTAAGCTGAGAGGATTCAGAGCCCAGGAAAAGATGGAgaagaatgactgaaaaatcTTTCAGGGTGTGATAGTACAAAGTGCCAGAATTATCTAGAAATGTTTACTGCGATGCATCTTAACACgttttttctttagtttcagAGAAAGTCAACAGAAGGCACCTCTTACCTGTTGTTTGCATTAGCCATGCTGGGAAACTGTACGTATGGCCTCAGCCTTGTCTTAAAGATGCCTACTACTGAATCTTTCCGAGCCCTCTACTTTTTACACCATCTTCCGTGGCTGCTCGGGAGCTTTGGAGTTTTGTTACTAGATGTTTTTGtatccttttcattttagaGCTAGAGTTTATCAGGTTGGACTTGTTAATCTTTCTTGATAGTAATAAGTtcatataaaatgtatatattaaaGCTGCATTGCAGAGGATAAGTTCTATCTTTCAGCATCTTTGCACTTAGCTCTATTAACTCCAAGTATGAAATGGGATAGAATGAAGAGTAATTTCAAGACCATGCCATGCTGAAGGACTTTGTGTTAATCTATTCCATATTCCAAGGAAGATCTTCACCAGATTTACCTGGAACGGTTCATGAAGTTAGGATTCCCAGGCACTGATGTTGTCTTTCTGATTAAAGTAATTTCATAAGCCACTCCAATTAGCCTAACGGCGGGACAGCTGACCCTCGCCTTTGGGTGGACTCTGAAGTCGTGCTGTCATTCAGAACAGCCATCTGTGCTTTTTTGCATCGACAGCCATGGTGGTTTGAGTGGGCAGTTAGTAAAACATTCCATGTGGTGGGAACACAATACTTGTGAGACTGAATGGTGGTTAGCAGCCTGTTTTGAGATTACTTTTTAGTTTTACCTGCAGAGACCAGACAGACTGTAGGGATTTGGGGCTGCTTGCTAGCCCACATGGCCGCCTTGAGTGCTCAGGCCTTTTGTTCCATAAATGAAGTAGttactctttttctccctccctaCCCCCAGATGGAAACGTGAAACTGCcagtatttatttacaaaaaaaaaaaagtagaatttgatCTGGGTAACCCTTACAGTACATTATGTGCATATTTGGAGATGCCTTTCTGTGATGGActctgaaaagaaacttttaaatgGGCCACAAACCTCCCCTGTGTCTGGGCCCAGCCCCGGAACTGCAGTGCCAGTGTGCACATGACATTCATTTCTCAGTTCTGTCTTGATTGGAAGCTGAATCCAATCTTGCTAATAGTTTTCCAGTTCAAATTGTATTGAAAGCAGATGCTTCCAAATCAGGTTGGGGAGCTTATAGAAATCTGGTCATGTATATAGTGTTAGTTCAAAATGTATGAAGTATTTGTaatcaagagaaaacaagagcagACCTCCAGCTTTGAGAACCCCCTGAGGTATGGaagtaaatgctttttaaaaaagagagctTCGTTACTGTCTCTTGCcaaacaagaaaatcaaaattctaACGAAATGCTATGTCGTGTTAGaccagaaaagaaagatcagGGACGCTTGGCTTTTGGAAAGCAGAGGGATTAAGTGAAAAGGTTGTAATTTCTGCAAGAGAGGTGTTTCATAATTGACCATTTGTGTAACAGTCTCTGTTTTGAGAAGTAGGTCCTGACATTGTCCAATTCTAGTAGGGTTTATTCCTCACAATGTCCAGAGTTTCATTAGGTGGAAAACAAGGCCTCATTTCTCAAGGTCCAGGGAAGGATTAAGAGTTCACTTACTCTGTGTCTGCTGCAgtgttctttcttctgcttccatcTGACGTGGCTGGCATTGACTATTTTTAGAAGCAAATGGATTCCTGattgcagctggagcagcagctccggTGTTAGTTAGCACAGGATTACACTGGACTTGTTTCGGCGTGTTTAACAGGATAACATGGTCATCCTGTTTCCTCGGTATCTGAAGTTAGACTTGTCTGCTTGCACAATAAGCCAGTTATTTTCAATGAATAATGGAAGTGTCCAATTGTTTGTCAAGTATGAattgtcctctttttttttttttttttcattttaaaaggagtTTCATAGCATTAGGCATTGGAATTATAAATTGGACgtgattttctttcccagtaaTTGTTTCGTTCcaactgctgctttgcagtggAAGTTGGTTGGAGTTTCTCAAGAGGCCACGAAGGCCAAGGTTTAAATGTGTGCTTATTAATGGGTACCTTATCTGTGAGAGACACCAGGTGACCTACCTTAGTGCCTGTGGTGGACCTTATCAGAGCTTTTATTTAGGTGCATGGTTGCTTAATCATTCATTTGTACACAGGGATTTAGTTCTACATGTTCTAAAATAATGAGTTTTTCCACCAGTTCTGCCCTTGGGAACttggtgctgcctgctgctgtaaAGTCTAGCAGACTGAATTTAGTGCAAGTTTTtggaaaacttttttccttttctgtaagtACCGTCTTTCACACTTACATCCTTCTCCTTTGTACCCTCCACCAGGACCAAACAACTCAACTTTGTATTTAGATTCAGGTAAAGCCCTTTACCaagatttttgtgtttctttttttgtttgtttgtttgacagCATCCTATTGTCAGAGAACTGTGTTCAAATCCTCCTCACCTAGTTCTTTTCGTTAAGTATAGCCAGGTTGTTACTAAATAGCCAAAGTATATTCAGTGAGAGCCAAGCTGCTGTACACAGACTATTATCTTGCCCCTTTTGTGAATTGCAGGGCAGCCACTTGGAATCCATTCTATACTTTTACAAAACATCACGCTTTGTAATTTAATTACACAGCGCGAAGAATGTAAGTCTGACCTGACAAGTCAGCAAGGCTTTCCCAGCCAAACATGCTTCTCTGCACTCCTGTGTTTTGTCTCAGTGCTGTTAGATTGAGTTGTCTTTAAATTGTCTGTAGGTTTCGCAAAGCAGATTTGACACAGTAGCCCAATGGCTATCGTAACCATCACTCTGAGGAGTCCATGTGGTTGTCTCCTCCACTTCGTGCTGTTTGCATGCTTAGCCCATAGAGTTTCCCCCAGGAAGTCACAGACTTGAGCAGCAACTCTTTTTCCATATTGTGTTGTCTTATTAATCCAGcgtttattttaaaagtacgAGCAGACGAGTGCATAtgctaaaagagaaaaacctgaTTTCTGGAAATACTCTTGTGAATTCCACATAATGTGTTTGTATCTCATCCTCCTTAAAAGCTCTGTTGCTGTTGCCAGCTTGGTGGCTAACAGTGATAATGTTTCAGCCCAGGCTTGTCCCAGCCTACCATCTGTTTGCAGCAATGTGATCCCCAGTTCACCATGTCCTTTCCTACCAGTGCAGCTATTAAGACTAGGGGAGATGCTGAGCTGCGAGTACAGTGAGGCCTACTTAAAAAGCAGGAAGTTTAAGCAGTAGCTATATATGTTATAAAGCTAATTTGCTAAGCTTTAAGAAGATGATTCCCCAAATAATACTACAGAAAGACTTAAAAAGAGTGCTGATCTGCTGTCTATGAAGGAAATCCTGTCTAATCTTTAGCTGGGGGGCCTTAGAGGTGGGATGCAGGAAAGCTCTGGAAAAAGTAGGACAGTTACTGGGGCTTTGCCTGCGATGCAGAGAACTTCTCCTCCTTCCAGgcctcccagaaaaaaaattttccttaaaagaacCCGCAGTTACTTATGGAAGGACATAGCTGGGTAGATTTGTGTTCTATCTTTATCTCACAAATTGTATCTCTATTAGGAAACAAAGTGTTTTGTGTCAGCCTTGGTACTTAACTATCTACCAAAAGGAGTAAGACCTCTCTTGTCCTTTCCAGGTGCACATACCCAGTGATCTAAAGGTTAGGTATGCTGAAAGCCAGTAGTGTTGTTTTAGAGCTGGAGCTATCAAGAAATAAGGACAAGTACGTGGTTGTTAATTCTTTGTAGATTAGTAGCATTTCCAGTGGTCTGTTTTACAATAGAAATAAACAGTTACATCTAGTTGCACCATTTTGTGttgaaaacagcattaaataTTGAGTCCTAGTGTTGTCAGGCTGTCAGTGCCTGTAAATCCCAAATGAGGTAGAATTTTGTGGGAAGTGAGCATCTTGTTTTCTGATCAGGCCCTGCTGATCTGCTGCTAAGGTTTTGCTgacttcccttccttcccagcaTCCAGAAGCGGGGTACCCTGtcctccttgctgcaggagTACGGGGAGGTGTGGTTGCTCCACGATGTAGAACTTTCCACAGTTAGGATTACATACATGGATAATACCCCACAATACATGAATTAGATACAAGTTCTAAGCTTTCCTCTGCTGACTATGGTATGCAGAGTCCGTGCCAGCACTAAATGGAAGGCTGCTCTTCTTCTGCACAGCTTATTTCATCTTTGATTGAAAGCGAGTACTGCGAGTGCTGCCTCTGTATGCTGGTTCATTGCTTCCTTACCCCAAAACAACAGGTGACTGTGCAGTTCCTTCTGTATGGTCAGCACAAGGGGAGACAGCATGCACTGGTGGCACTGGAGGTGGAGCCGCTGCTGCTGGGCGAGGAGCAGCCTAGCactgtgctcagccctgctcacGCCTGGTGAATGCAATGGGTAAGGTTGcaggagcttttttttccttgtgtcttTCCCTTTCTAGCTGTTTCTCCCTGTGGTGGGGATCACAGCAGTGGGTGCTTTGAGGGTACCTACATCTCAATAACAGTAATGTGgctgttttaaaagcagtggaTGAACTCACCCCTGTGCCTTGAACTCGACATGGAGTTCTACACTGCTCAGTCTGGTCACATCGTGTGGAAGAAAATTGGCCTTTAATTAAGAACCATCAGCGCAGAGGATCCGTTGCTGATGTAAAAGCAGAATCATAGTGTGAGCTCTTGGGATCCCCATGTACATTGCAGAGTACCACTATGCATTTTGTtaagtttaattaaaacatttatataCCAATACCTGTGTGTTCCGTGGAATATAATTATGCATGTTGCCGTATACTGCAAATGATTGTTTTCTAGGACTTGCATTTCTTCACAAGCTTCTGATTTGGGTAAGCaccaaagagggaaaaacaacacCACAGCATAAGGAGACTGTACCTTGCAGTTGCCTTGCAGAGCGTGAGGGATTTCTTCAGTACTGTGTTCTGTTTAATGAAATCTTTAATAAGATCCTAGAGAATAAAATTCTAGTTAATATTCCATTGAATACGTGTGTGATGATTCACACTTCAGAAAATAGGCTTATGACCAAAAAGGCTGTTTTCTAAAAGTCAATATGAGTCGGCACATTTTTAGGTTTATTGTGAAACTCATTCCCTTTGATTTCAGATAACTTTGAAGGGATGCTATCAaaagagatattaaaaataatttttaagatgataaaaaaaatggagtgcAGTTGATCCTGTCTAAATCTCTGTGAAATGAAGCACTTATGTTTCTGGGCTTTCTAGAACTTTGTGCAGTTCTGATAAACAAGAACAAGATAGGGCTGGGGTGTTTCTGGAGGAGTGGAAGGTAGTGTCAGCCCTGCTGTTGAGTATGGAAatgcaaactgatttttaacTCCTGTTCCAGGAGTAATGCATGTGAGTAGTACCCTGTACTGCTGCAATGCtttgcagccctgcacagcacgGCCTTGCTGGGGCTGTATGTGAGATCTGGCCACGTGACATCGATTACTTTATCCCTCGGTGTGTGCTGTGAGGGAACATGTTTTTGCCTCTTTCTTAAGCGAGCAGAGGGTATTAGAAGTTAACCTTTTCAG of the Numida meleagris isolate 19003 breed g44 Domestic line chromosome 4, NumMel1.0, whole genome shotgun sequence genome contains:
- the PQLC2L gene encoding putative uncharacterized protein PQLC2L isoform X5; this encodes MMASQLYTYAFNISPIENRSLCINGTPWIWHLLEECVENAWEYWSVVIGLISIVCFLFAALPQIYVACRNGKVDQALSLGFLLCWIAGDLTNLIGCYLANQLPIQTVTAISYVNMDVILISQFVYYKLKNQKMMKCSKSLKNFCVTWILMCVTLCIVLPCQLLIRNQDQSSVMERSNNSLDMIEMSGFVCGYISCVFYLGSRFPQLYKNFQRKSTEGTSYLLFALAMLGNCTYGLSLVLKMPTTESFRALYFLHHLPWLLGSFGVLLLDVFVTVQFLLYGQHKGRQHALVALEVEPLLLGEEQPSTVLSPAHAW
- the PQLC2L gene encoding putative uncharacterized protein PQLC2L isoform X1; the protein is MDLASSRRMCRECVGVLERCHRTDFHCLFSVCCTTSNLRCLSEWKGGPSAVFGLSAVLDSWRSHKSYRLLFSKSTANSERCMSLPYGSFPKLEVDTRVDGDVFCFTTSCAALFHLPHCKGGRETLSSDFLRQEALRWGDSRLLGNWVEQTPASGQEKIDQSAQTVTAISYVNMDVILISQFVYYKLKNQKMMKCSKSLKNFCVTWILMCVTLCIVLPCQLLIRNQDQSSVMERSNNSLDMIEMSGFVCGYISCVFYLGSRFPQLYKNFQRKSTEGTSYLLFALAMLGNCTYGLSLVLKMPTTESFRALYFLHHLPWLLGSFGVLLLDVFVTVQFLLYGQHKGRQHALVALEVEPLLLGEEQPSTVLSPAHAW
- the PQLC2L gene encoding putative uncharacterized protein PQLC2L isoform X6, producing the protein MQRFFTADIQHCQIYVACRNGKVDQALSLGFLLCWIAGDLTNLIGCYLANQLPIQTVTAISYVNMDVILISQFVYYKLKNQKMMKCSKSLKNFCVTWILMCVTLCIVLPCQLLIRNQDQSSVMERSNNSLDMIEMSGFVCGYISCVFYLGSRFPQLYKNFQRKSTEGTSYLLFALAMLGNCTYGLSLVLKMPTTESFRALYFLHHLPWLLGSFGVLLLDVFVTVQFLLYGQHKGRQHALVALEVEPLLLGEEQPSTVLSPAHAW
- the PQLC2L gene encoding putative uncharacterized protein PQLC2L isoform X4 — protein: MDLASSRRMCRECVGVLERCHRTDFHCLFSVCCTTSNLRCLSEWKGGPSAVFGLSAVLDSWRSHKSYRLLFSKSTANSGGRETLSSDFLRQEALRWGDSRLLGNWVEQTPASGQEKIDQSAQTVTAISYVNMDVILISQFVYYKLKNQKMMKCSKSLKNFCVTWILMCVTLCIVLPCQLLIRNQDQSSVMERSNNSLDMIEMSGFVCGYISCVFYLGSRFPQLYKNFQRKSTEGTSYLLFALAMLGNCTYGLSLVLKMPTTESFRALYFLHHLPWLLGSFGVLLLDVFVTVQFLLYGQHKGRQHALVALEVEPLLLGEEQPSTVLSPAHAW
- the PQLC2L gene encoding putative uncharacterized protein PQLC2L isoform X3, whose translation is MDLASSRRMCRECVGVLERCHRTDFHCLFSVCCTTSNLRCLSEWKGGPSAVFGLSAVLDSWRSHKSYRLLFSKSTANSERCMSLPYGSFPKLEVDTRVDGDVFCFTTSCAALFHLPHCKGGRETLSSDFLRQEALRWGDSRLLGNWVEQTPASGQEKIDQSAQTVTAISYVNMDVILISQFVYYKLKNQKMMKCSKSLKNFCVTWILMCVTLCIVLPCQLLIRNQDQSSVMERSNFQRKSTEGTSYLLFALAMLGNCTYGLSLVLKMPTTESFRALYFLHHLPWLLGSFGVLLLDVFVTVQFLLYGQHKGRQHALVALEVEPLLLGEEQPSTVLSPAHAW
- the PQLC2L gene encoding putative uncharacterized protein PQLC2L isoform X2, encoding MRLEITVISSIRLHAEVFHSGYSALSNLRCLSEWKGGPSAVFGLSAVLDSWRSHKSYRLLFSKSTANSERCMSLPYGSFPKLEVDTRVDGDVFCFTTSCAALFHLPHCKGGRETLSSDFLRQEALRWGDSRLLGNWVEQTPASGQEKIDQSAQTVTAISYVNMDVILISQFVYYKLKNQKMMKCSKSLKNFCVTWILMCVTLCIVLPCQLLIRNQDQSSVMERSNNSLDMIEMSGFVCGYISCVFYLGSRFPQLYKNFQRKSTEGTSYLLFALAMLGNCTYGLSLVLKMPTTESFRALYFLHHLPWLLGSFGVLLLDVFVTVQFLLYGQHKGRQHALVALEVEPLLLGEEQPSTVLSPAHAW